In Arvicanthis niloticus isolate mArvNil1 chromosome 10, mArvNil1.pat.X, whole genome shotgun sequence, a single genomic region encodes these proteins:
- the LOC117716030 gene encoding PRAME family member 8-like, with protein MSLRTPPTLQKLARQALLRDEALAMSSLEELPLELFPALFKEALYGRHTMLMKTMVAAWPFPCLPVGALMVTPDLETLKAVLDEVGMRLTREFHPRRCLRKPLETLSNTHYQISQSDLDSFSCSQRLFQLKHLDMRGIILLLLDITPLKVLLENLADTLQSLDLKGCRMSDSQLTVLIPALSHCSKIKKDSLYNNNFSMPILRDLLKHTANLNKLNVEQYPAPLECYDDLGDLSTELLVQHCAELVDILMAVRQPKSISFASGVCV; from the exons ATGAGTCTTCGGACCCCACCCACACTCCAGAAGCTGGCAAGGCAGGCTCTGCTCAGAGATGAGGCTTTGGCCATGTCCTCTCTGGAGGAGCTGCCTCTGGAACTCTTCCCAGCACTGTTCAAAGAGGCCTTGTATGGCAGACACACCATGCTCATGAAGACAATGGTGGCAGCCTGGCCTTTCCCCTGTCTCCCTGTGGGGGCATTGATGGTGACACCTGACCTGGAAACCTTGAAAGCTGTGCTAGACGAAGTAGGCATGCGACTGACAAGAGAGTTTCACCCAAGGAG GTGCCTGAGGAAGCCCTTGGAGACCCTCTCCAACACTCACTACCAAATTTCACAGTCAGACTTGGATTCCTTTTCCTGCTCTCAGAGGCTCtttcagctcaaacatctggacATGAGAGGCATAATCTTATTGCTTTTAGATATAACGCCTCTCAAAGTTCTCCTAGAAAATCTGGCAGACACCTTGCAGTCCCTGGACTTAAAGGGTTGTAGGATGAGTGACTCTCAACTCACTGTCCTCATACCTGCCCTCAGCCACTGCTCCAAGATCAAAAAAGACAGCCTCTACAACAATAATTTCTCCATGCCCATCCTGAGGGACCTCTTGAAGCACACAGCCAACTTGAACAAATTGAATGTGGAACAGTACCCTGCCCCTCTGGAGTGCTATGATGATTTGGGTGACCTCTCCACAGAGCTACTTGTCCAACATTGTGCTGAACTCGTGGATATACTCATGGCAGTAAGACAACCCAAGAGCATCTCCTTTGCATCAGGAGTCTGTGTTTGA